The following are encoded in a window of Legionella geestiana genomic DNA:
- a CDS encoding LysR family transcriptional regulator has protein sequence MMSKVTIEQWRVLQTVVDEGSFAKASIKLHKSQSSISYTVAKLQDTLGLKILQMEGRRARLTEQGTRILNLSRQITRAADYVETSAHLFNSNCEKTLRIAVDEIFPMSVLMSILHQFGLENQQTRIKVTQGVLSGPAELLVNGEAELAVISKIPEGYLGKKIMDIDFIPYAHEDSPLHAKPLTNEDLLNERYIITQDSGVKTKRNEGWLGSEFNWSVSSIEMKIQCVAHAIGFAWLPKHIMNARNLPVKPLILQQDDTRTYPLYLVHQNPEEVGPAARRLIHLFTHGVTNA, from the coding sequence ATGATGTCCAAAGTAACCATTGAGCAATGGCGTGTATTGCAAACCGTTGTAGATGAGGGCAGTTTTGCCAAAGCGTCTATAAAATTGCATAAAAGCCAATCCAGTATCAGTTATACGGTAGCAAAACTCCAGGATACGCTCGGTTTGAAAATATTGCAGATGGAAGGGAGGCGTGCCAGATTAACTGAGCAAGGTACACGTATCCTCAATTTGTCACGACAAATCACGCGAGCAGCAGATTATGTAGAAACTTCTGCGCATCTTTTCAACAGCAATTGTGAAAAAACCTTGCGTATTGCTGTTGATGAGATATTTCCGATGTCGGTTTTAATGTCAATTCTCCATCAGTTCGGTCTTGAAAATCAGCAAACACGCATCAAGGTAACCCAGGGAGTACTGTCCGGTCCCGCGGAATTGTTAGTCAATGGTGAGGCGGAATTGGCCGTGATATCCAAAATACCGGAAGGTTATCTTGGCAAGAAAATCATGGACATTGATTTTATACCTTATGCGCATGAGGACAGCCCTTTGCATGCCAAACCGTTAACAAACGAAGATCTGCTTAATGAACGTTATATTATTACGCAAGATTCTGGTGTCAAAACAAAACGCAATGAAGGGTGGCTGGGTTCGGAATTTAACTGGTCTGTGAGTTCCATTGAAATGAAAATCCAATGCGTTGCACATGCTATAGGCTTTGCATGGCTTCCAAAGCACATCATGAATGCTCGAAATTTACCCGTCAAGCCATTGATTTTGCAACAAGACGATACGCGAACCTATCCTTTGTATCTGGTTCATCAGAATCCTGAAGAAGTTGGCCCGGCAGCAAGGCGTCTTATCCATTTATTCACTCATGGTGTTACAAATGCTTGA
- a CDS encoding nuclear transport factor 2 family protein, which translates to MRKYLLPIIGACTMFANCAVFATSAQEENNKIIVMQFYKKAINERDFDAAEAYLGPRYIQHNPLAKDGAEGLRTYIEYMKAAFPQSHSEIKRVLAEGDFVMLHVHSILEPGTLGNAVIDVFRLENNKIVEHWDVIQDITDHPENDNGMF; encoded by the coding sequence ATGAGAAAATATTTATTACCGATTATTGGAGCCTGCACGATGTTTGCAAATTGCGCCGTATTTGCGACCAGTGCTCAGGAAGAAAACAACAAGATCATTGTGATGCAATTTTATAAAAAGGCAATTAATGAGCGAGACTTTGATGCCGCAGAAGCCTACCTTGGTCCTCGGTATATTCAGCATAATCCGCTTGCCAAAGATGGTGCCGAAGGCTTACGAACCTATATTGAATATATGAAAGCTGCTTTTCCACAATCGCACAGTGAAATCAAGCGGGTTTTAGCGGAAGGTGATTTTGTGATGTTACATGTGCATTCAATACTTGAACCCGGAACTCTGGGCAACGCGGTTATTGATGTGTTTCGTCTGGAAAACAATAAAATCGTTGAGCACTGGGATGTGATACAGGATATTACGGATCATCCCGAAAATGATAATGGCATGTTTTAA
- a CDS encoding PLP-dependent lyase/thiolase, with protein sequence MSHTIKIRAFILTVLALIIDSGSASIAGTHYVNSCGETVYNRADSGYEYIRFSQKDVKTELLKRRSSGVNQDAIAIAKNLQRKFGVFTRPTPLYTNQNINAFAKRLLHRNIVVYMKDETVNPTGSFKDRMPIRFYGRIDKYLQEVKKNAQRTYDLKVIAVSTGNHGRAVANAVNVVKNFIRQQGLEDKIHVEAEITMPANVLPHKKAAILRTGAKIRDHYPESASNHSQKAIAGYDDAENLVVNEAKSDPEHVMLLLHADKYAINGYAVIAEEIKEQARHDGLDFDKMNPGEALMLVPLGSGGILSGTEELSAQFPSVYSIGVTAAPADLTYRSLKTCRFVRSAEPYAGKLIVDGVMATPEQFSLKRIREISHEVTLVQQKDALYASALLKKYGISIEPTSGLPLAALLLGVEEHYKNSHYAFVVLTGRNISPDMESTISKLARQDEQVLFDYFKHRRNDIAGKVQK encoded by the coding sequence ATGTCACATACCATAAAAATTAGAGCGTTTATTTTAACAGTATTGGCCCTGATAATTGATTCGGGAAGCGCATCAATTGCAGGTACGCATTATGTAAATTCTTGTGGAGAGACGGTATATAACCGTGCAGATTCGGGGTACGAATATATCCGGTTCAGTCAAAAAGACGTTAAGACCGAATTATTGAAACGTCGTTCATCGGGTGTAAATCAGGATGCCATAGCGATTGCGAAAAACCTGCAACGAAAGTTTGGAGTCTTTACGAGACCCACTCCTCTATATACTAACCAGAACATTAATGCATTCGCAAAACGTTTGTTACATCGCAATATTGTCGTATATATGAAAGATGAGACGGTTAATCCAACCGGCTCATTCAAAGATAGAATGCCAATAAGATTCTATGGCCGGATAGATAAATACCTTCAGGAAGTTAAAAAAAATGCACAGAGAACGTACGACTTAAAAGTCATTGCCGTCTCTACCGGTAATCACGGAAGAGCTGTTGCGAACGCAGTAAATGTAGTTAAAAATTTTATTCGACAGCAAGGTCTTGAAGACAAGATTCATGTAGAAGCTGAAATTACCATGCCTGCCAATGTATTGCCGCATAAAAAAGCAGCCATACTGAGAACAGGCGCAAAAATCCGTGATCACTATCCTGAATCAGCCTCAAACCATTCGCAAAAAGCAATCGCCGGGTATGATGATGCAGAGAATCTGGTTGTTAATGAAGCAAAATCTGACCCGGAACATGTAATGTTATTATTACATGCTGATAAATATGCCATTAATGGGTATGCAGTTATTGCAGAGGAAATTAAAGAACAAGCAAGGCATGACGGTCTTGATTTTGATAAAATGAATCCTGGAGAAGCGCTGATGCTCGTTCCTCTTGGATCAGGAGGAATTTTAAGTGGAACAGAAGAACTGTCAGCACAATTCCCCTCTGTTTATAGTATAGGTGTCACTGCGGCACCAGCAGATTTGACGTATCGATCACTGAAAACCTGCCGCTTTGTGCGTTCAGCAGAACCCTATGCGGGAAAATTAATTGTTGACGGGGTAATGGCTACTCCTGAACAATTTTCGTTAAAACGCATCAGAGAAATTTCTCATGAAGTAACTCTGGTTCAGCAAAAAGACGCACTTTATGCAAGCGCTTTACTTAAAAAATATGGCATTTCCATTGAGCCAACTTCAGGATTGCCTCTCGCTGCATTGTTGTTAGGCGTTGAAGAACATTATAAAAATTCCCACTATGCCTTTGTGGTTTTAACCGGTCGAAATATATCACCGGATATGGAGAGCACTATTTCAAAGTTAGCCCGGCAAGATGAACAGGTACTCTTTGACTATTTCAAACATCGTCGAAATGATATTGCCGGTAAAGTCCAAAAATAG
- a CDS encoding serine hydrolase: MKSRGFRTLVLATMGIWGGMMPTTLYSATGRGDFHTVWQNQSVDNLIISYMEEHQIPGLSLAIVQAPYITRVVGYGLADTDSKRLVATNTVFNIGQLTNAYTAIAVMQLKEAGKIDLDTPFADYLRDFDIPQQWRQITIRDLMTHTSGLPDYSSDKDFDFSREYTPAEIIDLIKDKALLFPAGTEARQSATDFYLLGLVIEKTSGMSYQDYVTKNQFERAGLKNTFFISNKNRIQNEMLNGTSPFKHSAFLNNAVMINPTEPATGYSQSGAGLIRVAPLSWSATFADSGIMASSSDISTWDIALAGNILLKEPESKAFLYHPITLKNGRVVPGNSGWFFNGHKGMMQIKGNVPGYSAFLSRFTAADELVCVTLLTNKGDLPDLDILGRKIAGAFNEKLGPATGAAWSEALESPYSAEETINRVEAIIKEQGGRVFARINQSAEAAKAGKTLQSTQVLIAGNPAVGTALIEAKPAISLDLPLRLMATTDSNGVTWLSFTDPEALAKAYHLDDENLQPLLKKMRTALLKTCEKAVSP; the protein is encoded by the coding sequence ATGAAATCTCGAGGCTTTCGCACACTCGTTTTGGCAACCATGGGAATATGGGGAGGCATGATGCCGACAACATTATATTCAGCAACGGGACGTGGAGATTTTCATACGGTCTGGCAAAATCAGAGCGTTGACAACCTCATCATCAGCTACATGGAAGAGCACCAAATTCCGGGTCTATCCCTTGCCATTGTTCAGGCTCCGTATATTACTCGCGTGGTCGGATACGGGCTTGCGGATACCGACTCTAAACGGTTGGTCGCTACCAATACGGTGTTTAATATCGGGCAGTTGACTAACGCTTACACGGCCATTGCCGTTATGCAGTTGAAAGAGGCCGGCAAAATCGACCTCGACACACCGTTTGCGGATTATCTCAGAGACTTCGATATCCCGCAGCAATGGCGACAAATTACCATACGTGATTTAATGACGCACACTTCCGGTCTGCCGGATTATTCCAGCGACAAGGATTTTGATTTTAGCCGGGAATATACGCCTGCTGAAATTATTGACCTCATCAAGGATAAGGCGTTGCTGTTTCCTGCAGGTACAGAGGCCAGGCAGAGTGCTACGGATTTTTATCTTCTGGGATTGGTCATTGAAAAAACGAGCGGGATGTCTTATCAGGACTATGTGACTAAAAATCAGTTTGAGCGTGCCGGACTAAAAAATACCTTTTTTATCTCCAATAAAAACCGCATACAGAATGAAATGCTAAATGGCACATCGCCCTTTAAGCACAGTGCGTTCCTGAACAATGCCGTGATGATTAATCCCACAGAGCCGGCAACAGGATATTCCCAATCCGGCGCGGGCCTTATCCGTGTGGCACCTCTCAGCTGGTCAGCCACCTTTGCTGACAGTGGCATCATGGCTTCATCGTCTGACATCAGTACCTGGGACATTGCACTGGCTGGAAATATTCTGCTGAAAGAGCCTGAAAGCAAGGCGTTTTTATACCATCCGATCACCTTGAAAAATGGCCGGGTCGTACCCGGAAACAGTGGGTGGTTTTTCAATGGTCACAAAGGCATGATGCAAATCAAGGGGAATGTACCCGGGTATTCCGCCTTTTTAAGCCGGTTTACTGCGGCAGACGAACTGGTCTGTGTGACCCTGCTGACCAATAAGGGCGACTTGCCAGATCTCGATATACTGGGGCGCAAAATAGCGGGTGCCTTTAACGAAAAGCTCGGCCCGGCGACTGGAGCGGCGTGGTCTGAGGCTCTCGAAAGCCCGTATTCTGCTGAAGAGACGATTAACCGGGTTGAGGCAATTATTAAAGAGCAAGGCGGCAGGGTATTTGCGCGTATCAATCAAAGTGCTGAGGCTGCAAAAGCAGGAAAAACCCTGCAGAGCACGCAGGTGTTGATTGCCGGAAACCCGGCGGTTGGAACGGCGCTTATCGAGGCCAAACCCGCCATCTCGCTCGATTTGCCCTTGCGGTTGATGGCAACGACTGACAGCAACGGTGTCACCTGGTTAAGCTTTACCGACCCAGAGGCGCTGGCGAAGGCCTATCACCTTGATGATGAAAACCTGCAGCCATTGCTGAAAAAAATGCGAACTGCACTGCTTAAAACGTGTGAAAAAGCGGTTTCACCCTGA
- the fliP gene encoding flagellar type III secretion system pore protein FliP (The bacterial flagellar biogenesis protein FliP forms a type III secretion system (T3SS)-type pore required for flagellar assembly.) translates to MRNKLTVGLLLFIPAMAFADPSTWSLPDADEWPEALRLFALMTLLGLTPALLIMLSSFTRIIVVLSILRTALGLQQTPPNMVLMSLALFLTCMTMMPVANRIYTESFIPWEAHQISTETALLHAQKPIRAFLLRQTREKDVRQMAFLAKAPLPKRAEDVQFHYLVPAFLLSELQTAFQIGFMIFLPFLLVDLVVSGILMTMGMMMVPPMSIALPIKLLLFVLIDGWSLVVQSLVGSFHGV, encoded by the coding sequence ATGCGCAATAAACTCACAGTCGGATTGCTGCTTTTTATTCCTGCCATGGCCTTCGCAGACCCGAGCACCTGGAGTCTGCCCGATGCGGACGAATGGCCTGAAGCCCTGCGTCTTTTTGCACTGATGACCCTGCTGGGGCTGACCCCGGCACTGCTCATCATGCTGTCGTCTTTCACCCGCATTATCGTAGTACTGTCTATCCTGCGCACGGCTCTCGGGCTGCAGCAGACCCCTCCCAATATGGTGTTAATGAGCCTTGCGCTGTTTTTAACCTGTATGACCATGATGCCAGTTGCAAACCGCATCTATACCGAGAGTTTCATTCCGTGGGAAGCGCATCAGATAAGCACCGAAACAGCGCTCCTTCATGCCCAAAAGCCGATTCGTGCTTTTTTACTGCGCCAGACACGCGAAAAAGATGTGCGCCAGATGGCCTTTCTTGCCAAAGCCCCGCTGCCCAAACGCGCAGAAGACGTGCAGTTTCACTATCTCGTACCGGCTTTTTTACTGAGCGAGCTGCAAACCGCCTTTCAAATTGGCTTCATGATTTTTCTGCCTTTTCTTCTGGTTGATCTCGTCGTCTCAGGCATTCTCATGACCATGGGCATGATGATGGTGCCGCCCATGAGCATAGCACTTCCCATCAAGCTGTTGCTCTTTGTGTTGATAGATGGCTGGAGTCTGGTCGTTCAGTCGCTGGTGGGGAGCTTTCACGGTGTGTGA
- a CDS encoding FliM/FliN family flagellar motor switch protein — MSTLSEPVTRELTATASTTPWLESGIQSALSDIRIDCGIRLGTLTLTLQALQSLQSGAVLQLTESFGEPVDVIVNEQVIARGELVHCDEHFGVRVTEVAV; from the coding sequence ATGAGCACCCTCTCTGAACCTGTTACCCGCGAACTGACAGCCACCGCGTCCACAACGCCGTGGCTTGAGTCGGGCATCCAGAGCGCACTGAGCGACATTCGCATTGATTGCGGCATTCGCCTCGGAACCCTTACCCTCACTCTGCAGGCGCTCCAAAGTCTTCAGTCGGGCGCCGTTTTGCAACTGACGGAATCTTTTGGTGAGCCGGTAGATGTCATCGTTAATGAACAGGTCATTGCACGTGGTGAGCTTGTCCATTGCGATGAGCATTTTGGGGTGCGGGTGACGGAGGTCGCCGTATGA
- a CDS encoding FliM/FliN family flagellar motor C-terminal domain-containing protein has protein sequence MNAKPYRPDNHRARLRLTTHFRERLETWNKSSAHTCICCTVEPAGAPSEAALFLKDPRLLEDGAFLSLVRHAAFGEAHAAFDTAAAVLKECLINTLLAPLETALPTHMQDWFYKGSPAVCLRLDCGELQARLYPHPKLLADILRAPALPSLPEVAPDPRLKLEVRILDVRLPLQALRTLQPGDIIRSDTAIDAPVTITYGNRLLGIAAFGTCNGHPSIQLIRRT, from the coding sequence ATGAACGCCAAACCGTATCGCCCCGATAACCACAGAGCCCGTTTGCGCCTTACAACACACTTTCGCGAACGTCTGGAAACATGGAACAAGAGCTCGGCTCACACGTGTATCTGCTGCACCGTTGAGCCGGCTGGCGCCCCTTCAGAAGCGGCGCTTTTCTTAAAAGACCCGCGTCTGCTCGAGGATGGCGCGTTTCTCTCACTCGTTCGTCATGCGGCCTTTGGGGAGGCGCATGCGGCCTTTGACACGGCAGCAGCGGTGCTGAAGGAGTGTCTCATCAACACCCTGCTGGCCCCTCTCGAAACGGCACTCCCTACACACATGCAGGACTGGTTTTACAAAGGCTCGCCTGCCGTCTGCCTGCGTTTAGACTGTGGGGAGCTGCAGGCACGACTGTATCCGCACCCCAAACTGCTGGCCGATATCCTCAGAGCTCCAGCGCTGCCATCCCTTCCTGAAGTCGCCCCTGACCCACGCCTGAAACTCGAGGTGCGCATCCTTGATGTACGCCTCCCCCTGCAGGCATTACGGACATTGCAGCCGGGCGACATTATCCGCAGCGATACCGCCATTGACGCCCCAGTCACCATCACGTACGGCAATCGCCTCCTCGGAATAGCCGCCTTTGGCACCTGCAACGGACACCCATCCATTCAACTGATAAGGAGAACTTGA
- a CDS encoding flagellar hook-basal body complex protein, giving the protein MSNTWYTSLSGMHAASAGLQNTSANISNLQSAGFKRHEWYFSSLSQDARGYPEGVRSGNSSINFSAGAYQQTGNPTDLAIIGDGFFVLRLADDRLLYTRAGQFYFNESGVLCDRRTQAEVMGLDGSGQLIPIIQTGPKHVPGAATHSLNLGGTIAPGNRAEFSVDTVYDSKGRAHTLKVGLLQMSENEYTLDYVLCDDVLIPTFPQTLQFVAGMPTSTRNSLSLTLFGKEELVLNFGTDDLMNQEDMVRLNGSETRISVRRQDGFAKGAPLSASFDDAGRLVWLYDNGKTVEGPKIALACFRQPEKVLKAARDNTFSCEDLSARTLSASGAPGFGSVQSGQVEGSNVDSTLEFANMVVLQRMFQACSQIMDIDKQLLEELRHR; this is encoded by the coding sequence ATGAGTAATACCTGGTACACGAGCTTAAGTGGCATGCATGCGGCCAGTGCCGGATTGCAAAACACTTCCGCTAACATCAGCAACCTGCAAAGCGCGGGCTTTAAGCGCCATGAATGGTATTTCTCGTCCTTAAGTCAGGATGCGCGGGGGTATCCCGAAGGGGTGCGCAGCGGCAACAGCAGCATCAATTTCAGCGCGGGCGCTTACCAGCAGACGGGCAATCCGACCGATTTAGCCATCATCGGCGATGGTTTTTTTGTGCTGCGCCTTGCTGATGACCGTTTGCTCTACACCCGAGCCGGCCAGTTTTATTTTAACGAGAGCGGCGTGCTTTGCGACAGGCGCACCCAGGCGGAAGTCATGGGACTTGATGGCAGTGGCCAGCTCATCCCCATCATTCAGACAGGCCCAAAACACGTACCTGGAGCCGCAACGCACTCTCTGAACCTTGGTGGAACCATTGCGCCAGGCAACCGTGCAGAGTTTAGTGTTGATACGGTATACGACAGCAAGGGGCGCGCGCATACCCTTAAAGTGGGCCTCCTGCAAATGAGTGAGAACGAATATACGCTCGATTACGTACTCTGTGACGACGTGCTGATTCCGACCTTTCCTCAAACCCTTCAGTTTGTTGCCGGCATGCCGACCAGCACCCGTAACAGCCTCTCACTGACGCTTTTTGGTAAAGAGGAGTTGGTCCTCAATTTTGGAACCGATGATTTGATGAATCAGGAAGACATGGTGCGGCTTAATGGCAGTGAAACCCGGATTTCCGTGCGCCGCCAGGACGGCTTTGCCAAAGGCGCGCCTCTTTCCGCAAGCTTTGATGACGCGGGGCGACTGGTCTGGCTCTATGACAACGGCAAAACGGTGGAAGGGCCAAAAATTGCACTTGCCTGTTTTCGCCAGCCGGAAAAAGTGTTGAAGGCGGCTCGAGATAACACCTTTAGCTGCGAAGACCTCTCGGCACGCACACTCAGTGCCTCAGGCGCGCCCGGATTTGGCAGTGTGCAAAGCGGGCAGGTGGAAGGTTCAAACGTCGACTCTACCCTCGAGTTTGCCAACATGGTGGTATTGCAGCGGATGTTTCAGGCCTGCTCACAAATCATGGATATTGATAAACAACTGCTTGAGGAGCTGCGTCACCGATGA
- a CDS encoding flagellar hook capping FlgD N-terminal domain-containing protein — protein sequence MNTRISPTDNARMNETDFLKLFTEELSYQDPLKPIDNREFMAQMAQFSLLQEARGQNEYLSALTTQSLRDHSLNLLGKTVQINNDTDQSGIVRSVSFTEGQMPQLSVQFGSGMPVTVEIGSITRVSHE from the coding sequence GTGAACACCCGCATTTCCCCCACCGACAATGCCCGAATGAACGAAACCGACTTTCTAAAGCTTTTCACGGAAGAGCTCAGCTATCAGGACCCCCTTAAACCCATCGACAACCGTGAATTCATGGCGCAGATGGCGCAGTTCTCCCTGCTGCAGGAAGCACGCGGTCAAAATGAGTACCTCTCAGCACTCACAACCCAAAGCCTGCGTGACCACAGCCTGAATCTGCTGGGGAAAACTGTACAGATAAATAACGACACCGACCAATCCGGGATAGTGCGCAGTGTGTCTTTTACAGAAGGACAAATGCCACAGCTGAGCGTACAGTTTGGGAGCGGAATGCCCGTGACGGTGGAAATTGGAAGTATCACGAGGGTGAGCCATGAGTAA
- a CDS encoding FliI/YscN family ATPase — MTEWCPGLNAAERLGILEEQVGLRLAANGPPQTFVGEACDILDTDGNALMTAIVTGFTPGRVYLMPFESGRVRPGLRVRARHAGLQVPVGTALRGRVIDALGQPLDGLGTIACTEYRPLHHSPINPLSRAPINEQLLTGVGAIDTLIALGRGQRMGLFAGSGVGKSTLLGHIARDSRADINVVALIGERGREVQEFMTQTLDAATRAKTVLVVACSDSPAVARREAAFSATAIAEYFCDAGLSVMLFIDSVTRLALAQREIALSQGEPPTARGFTPSVFALLPELLERAGNFADKGSITALYTVLVEGDDFNEPLSDTLRALLDGHIVLSRERAHRGQFPAIDILQSVSRLNDHILPEARLPVIRGIRRLLSVHDAHRDLVSLGAYASGKNAELDNALSHLPEIETLLYPDSALPLEHLLERFGAMTQ; from the coding sequence ATGACTGAGTGGTGCCCGGGTTTGAATGCCGCAGAACGGCTTGGCATTCTCGAAGAACAGGTCGGTTTACGACTGGCAGCCAACGGACCGCCACAGACGTTTGTGGGAGAGGCATGTGACATTCTTGATACAGATGGGAATGCCCTGATGACAGCCATTGTCACGGGCTTCACACCGGGCAGAGTCTACCTGATGCCGTTTGAGAGCGGGCGCGTACGCCCGGGACTTCGCGTACGCGCCCGCCATGCCGGATTGCAGGTGCCGGTTGGCACCGCACTGCGAGGACGGGTGATTGATGCGCTTGGGCAGCCGCTTGACGGTCTTGGAACCATTGCCTGTACGGAATACCGCCCACTGCACCACTCTCCCATTAATCCACTGTCGCGCGCCCCCATCAATGAACAGCTCCTGACCGGTGTGGGCGCGATTGATACCCTGATTGCCCTTGGCAGAGGGCAGCGCATGGGGCTTTTTGCCGGCAGCGGTGTCGGCAAAAGCACCCTGCTTGGACACATTGCCAGAGACAGCAGAGCCGATATCAATGTGGTCGCGCTGATTGGTGAGCGCGGGCGTGAAGTACAGGAATTTATGACACAAACACTCGATGCCGCTACCCGTGCCAAAACCGTACTGGTCGTTGCCTGCAGTGACTCCCCCGCTGTCGCGCGCCGCGAGGCAGCTTTCAGTGCAACCGCCATTGCCGAGTATTTTTGTGATGCGGGCCTCTCGGTGATGCTCTTTATTGACTCGGTGACGCGTCTTGCACTCGCGCAGCGTGAAATCGCCCTGAGTCAGGGCGAGCCACCAACCGCGCGCGGATTTACGCCAAGCGTCTTTGCGCTCCTGCCCGAGCTTTTGGAGCGCGCCGGAAACTTTGCGGATAAAGGCAGCATCACGGCACTCTATACCGTGCTGGTTGAAGGGGATGACTTCAACGAACCCTTAAGCGATACCCTGCGCGCCCTTCTCGATGGGCACATTGTTCTGAGCCGTGAACGCGCGCATCGCGGCCAGTTTCCCGCCATTGATATCCTGCAGAGTGTTTCACGTCTTAATGACCATATCCTGCCAGAGGCGCGCCTGCCCGTAATTCGCGGCATTCGCCGCCTGCTTTCCGTACATGATGCCCATCGCGATCTTGTCAGTCTTGGCGCATATGCCAGCGGCAAAAATGCCGAGCTGGATAACGCGCTTTCGCATCTGCCTGAGATTGAAACACTTCTGTATCCCGATTCAGCACTACCCCTTGAGCACCTGCTTGAGCGTTTTGGAGCGATGACCCAATGA
- a CDS encoding FliH/SctL family protein, translating into MAEIVKNIPEKTAPEPAPVDGFAEGFARGFAEGKEEGEKEGCARGEKALADTRDALCQILASLKQAQEEARLALRAEIAGMVIPLVSPLFMELAHNPDWLNVRIDNLLSHLNREETLRLHLHPLDIQRLQENGALKALPPKVEVCADERLRLGGCRLHSEHGTFDAGIEEQVERLKVLLLKRQEEMRHD; encoded by the coding sequence ATGGCTGAGATTGTAAAAAATATCCCGGAAAAAACCGCCCCCGAACCCGCCCCCGTTGATGGCTTTGCCGAGGGGTTTGCACGCGGATTTGCCGAAGGAAAAGAGGAGGGGGAAAAAGAGGGGTGTGCCCGTGGAGAAAAAGCCCTTGCAGATACGCGTGATGCACTCTGTCAAATACTGGCGAGCCTCAAACAGGCCCAGGAGGAGGCACGCCTTGCTCTTCGCGCTGAGATTGCAGGCATGGTCATACCGCTCGTTTCACCGCTTTTTATGGAACTTGCCCATAACCCCGACTGGCTTAACGTGCGCATTGATAATCTGCTGTCCCATCTTAACCGCGAGGAAACCCTGCGGCTGCATCTGCACCCTCTGGATATTCAGCGCCTGCAGGAAAATGGCGCTCTTAAGGCCCTGCCCCCAAAGGTTGAAGTGTGTGCCGATGAGCGCCTGCGCCTTGGCGGGTGCCGGCTGCACAGCGAGCACGGGACTTTCGATGCCGGTATTGAAGAACAGGTAGAGCGGTTGAAAGTTCTGCTCCTGAAGCGTCAGGAGGAAATGCGCCATGACTGA